TCCCCCACTAGTGGATTTGCAAATCTTACTCCAAGCTCTCCATCAATGTTTCCCTCAAAAGAAATTCAacaagatgaaatttattttctgaATGGTAACCATCGGGACACTCATCACAGCAAAAATATGGATCGCCATAGAGGATAACACATGACGCAATAAAATAAGAAGCCCCCCTTGCGAGAGTACTTTGTGATCTTCTTTTATTAACAACTGCATGATAAAACTTGTTGTTTTGGTCACCTTCAAGCAACCCTTTTTTCTTTGCAATTTGAGCCAACCTGGTTTCCTCTCTACCCTCCCAGAATTCAAGCTCAATTTTGGGCACAAGAGATCAACTTCCACCTCGTGAGAGTAGCCAACCTGAAGTTGATGTTCCAGAGTTTCCACACGTTCTTCCATAGCCCGAAGACGAGTATCCACCCGTCCAAAAACAGACTTATTCCATGCCCGCAATgccaattttgttttctttaatttttcggATAGCTTCCAAGGACCACTCGAGCGAACTGGGTTCATCCAAACCTCTTTGACACAAGACAAGAAATCTTCATGAGAAtaacatatattctttttcgttggattttcttttgttttattttttttgtttgagctaactttctttttttttttttctttttttttgctttgcagtgttttcctttgttttttggttATTCTGGACTAGATTGTATTGAGTTTTATGGTTATTAGATTTTTGACGCTTGGCTTTGGGtcttattgaattatttttagcCCGTGTTGGGTTTTGTAACTACAGTTTTCTTCTTCGACAAGTGTGAACAATTAATAAGCATGGGTTGGAGCCCATTTAGAaatctaattcttttttttttttcttttaatttttgaaagcgACAAGAACCTTTCTAGTTACTATTACTGGATttgatcaagccaattgaaatTACAGCCGGTAAGTATAGCcgacatatatataatgttattagCATGACAACAACAACACTTttgttttaggttttttttttttttttgaggtctTCTGTTTTGATTCACATTCCATAGGAAGTCGGTGATCAATAAAGAACCATCCATATAGTTGTGTGCCCACACTAACCGAAATGGTTGCCCCTCGAATAGGAGGCAGGGTCGAGTAGCACTGCATCACCGTCTCACTCTTACATATATTCAAATTGAAACCGCCAAATTAGAATAAGCAGCTTTGGATCAGGGTCGGATAAACAGTACTGCATGTACTGTACATTGTTTATAATTAGGCACTACCACACaaaactgtatatatatatattatatatatatatccaattaAGCAGAAAtggtaaaataaattaattaaatcaaCACTTCAactagctaattaattaatatgatagACACCTTATAAATTTCTCACTCAATCATGTGATCAATCACTGCATATTACATCAAAACATGCAAACTACTCACATAAACagtatctgaaaaaaaaaaaacttcagatGTGAAAGAAAATTACACTGAGATGCGAAGaaggaataaaatattttaatttattttgttatttaaaaaaaatcaaataacagaaaaaataacaaaaaagaaaattcaaacaaaTTGAATACAAACCTTCAACTCAGTAAAAAAAGTGAacaagaatattttaatatattgttCCTAAGTGGAAAATAGAGAGGACATATCTGAAATTGTTCAGATATAAGGAAAAATAGAGAGGACATTTTGGCTACGATCTATAGCAAAAAATACGATAAAGAAcaacaacaaaaccaaaaaaaaacaactaaaaatgAAACAGTTAGAAATTTTTAGACATAGATCGGAAATTTTGACTCAGAAAGCAAAACactttaacaaaagaaaaatgctagaaAGCACGCCGGTCACTTACACACGAAATGCACACTCTCCATCTCAGCATTATGAAAAGTTTATTTTGCTCTCATATAAAAGAACCCATTTTCACTTTCAGATGTGCACAAACGAACCCCACGAAAGTCTTCTTTCCctttcactttcactttcagaGCTCACCCAAGAAgacttcttttcctttcacttTCAGAGTTCACCCACGAAAGATTTCTTTCGAAGAGGAAAGAAAACAAGAggaatattttctttatttgtggtattttctttctattttcatatttctttcagatttcttgtattttcttttagatTTCTCTTATTTGCTTTtagattttctttcaaatttctcatatttcttctaaaaaaagaaaacaagaacaagagccACTTTCAAATTTATCTTGGGCTGCCCTAGCGCGATCTCTATTGAGCTGCAGCATTCAAGGTTAGTTTTTTGTATCTggattttggtttattttgcAATGGACCCTTTGGatgaatgaaattttattttaacccTTTGGACGTTTGCTCTTCTTCTGGATTTTCCTGCTATTAACTTGTCCATATCCTTTGAAATTCTAGTCCAAGTTGAATGTTGACTTGGCTTACTTTCCATTGTCATTTTCTGCTTTGGTTTCCATAAGGTGGAATTCTAATGTGGGATTGCTGATGTATAGCTCAATTCTATTTACAGAAGATAAAGTGAGAGATCATTTAGTGATAAAAcatgaggaaaaagaaatggaacTGATTGTAATTGAATTGTTGATGTATAGCTTAATTCCATAAAGTGAAAGACCACACGAATACTATATTAGAAACTCTTTCGGTCATTCTTATTCTCCTTTGGGATGTTCAGAATGTGTGATTAGAACTGATTGTAACTATGATTTTCTTTATCTTGTATTTTATCTTATTCAATTTGCTTGGATATGTAATAGGCAAAATGACAGAGGCAAAACCATATGTCCCCTTGATCCCAACCTTGTCATCATGTAACCTCCCAGATTTCAGGGGCTTCCAACATGCAAGTTTTTTAGGTGGGTAAATTATACTAATGCCAGAGAGTCAGAACTTGCAAACATAAAGCTTCAACTTCAGAAAGGGGAGAATAAAGTGTTGAAGAGAGTCAGGCTCAGAAAAGGGACTGTTTTTATGAAGCTAAAAATAGGCTTATTGAATGAGATGTTGTGTAATGCAATTTTTTGGATGAGATGTTGTGTAATGCAAGACTTTGTTTAACCTTCTACTTTGTGAATGAGATGTTGAATTCAATTTTTTGGGGATTCAGGCACTACTCATCAGTGAATACCATTGaggtcttttctttttctttttctttttttaattttataaaacaacATGTTCAAACCCTATGCTTTCAATTCCAgtacatttaaaaacaaaaatacaactgCTCATAACTGTTCTTAAACTTTTCATCAAGGCTAAACAATTTGCAACCATCAaaactagagaaaatggtgtacaAAGCTAAACAATAGTCTCTTCTCTTCCCTTCATACTAGGCACCAGTGGGTGTTGAACATTCTTCCTGtacaattgaagaaaaaaatttattaatgtgGAGTAGAGAAGCATAGAAAAGCTTAATAGAAAATCATACCGTATAAACTTCTCTATTTTGCAAATTGAAACACATGGTATTGTGGCATTGAATGAGTTAAAGTCGGTAGATTGCTCATTCTCAACTTTTTTCCTAAGGGCATTGTCGAATTGATGAACAAACTCTTTAAATGTAGTACCTGAATGTACGAACCCATCAAAGAAAGCGTCTATGCTTTCGCTCCTTTGGGTAGTACTCATCCCAGCCCAAAATGTACGCTCCTCATATAACCCACTCAACCATGCATTATCATGAAATTGGTATGCATCCAATAGCCTCCCCCAACTTTCCTCAAATTGAATACATGTTTGAGAATCATACACACACTCCAGAATGGAGGATTTCATACCACAATTGTACATCGAATGTGAGCTAAGTTTTTCTAGGAGTTTTTGTAATATGTGCCATAGACAATATCTATGTATTATTTCTGGGAAGACAATTGCAATCGCACTATTCATTGCACGATCCTGATCTGTTATGATTGCAACTGGTGCTCGGCCATCCATACACTTTAACCACACTAAACAACCATACAAATGTATGTGTGTCTTCACTAGATATCAACCCTACACCTAGAAGTATGGATTGACCATGATGATTTACACCGACAAAAGGAGCAAATGACATTCTGTACCTATTAGTCAAATAAGTTGTATCAAATGTTACAACATCCCCGAAATATAGGTACGATGCTCTACTacgtgcatcagcccaaaatacattttttaatctaaattccTCCTCATCCAAGTCCGTAATGGAGTAAAAGTCATGATTCATATCACGCATCCTCTCAAAATATTCTAGGAGTGCCACACCACCTCCTTTTCCAAGGCAAAGGTGTCTTGCCTTGTCAATGAAATTTCTGCAATCTTTTTCTGTGAACTGTAGGTTGTCAAACCCTCCCGCTTCAACAATAAATGAATAATAGTTCTTATTCATCCTTATCTCAGCTTTGTCATTCAAttctagcttccatttagcaaGTGAGTCTATGTTTCGATGACATCTAAAATATCTAGGCACTAGTGGGTTCAATCCATGATTGTGGTTAAGTTCTAAACTAGTCAAACACCACTCACCATTATTGAGCCGAGCATTGATTTTTGCCTTACATTCTATCTTTGTTGTTGGACCTGGCTTCGATACATTACTACTACTACTTGTATGCTTTCCACCCCTTGAACAACCAAGTGTAATATACTTCATTGCCCCATTTGACACTCGTTTAGTTCTTTGTATCCTCACTCCAAATCCCTCTTGTTTTGCATATCGCTTGTAATATGCACTTAGTGTGGCTTCATCCTTGAAGGTCATCCCAGACTTAGGTTCATCAACAATCTTCATCGCACAATCTTCTTTTGTCATTACATAACAACCATATAGTTAAACAACCAAACATTCAATtcacaatttttaaaatctgaATTCTTACATTTAACTCACCAATTGGAGTAGTGCAATCCACTTGCTCAATATCATGCTTGTTTGAGTTCAAACTTGTACCTTCTTTACTTGTAGAGAGGTCCACAGTCACACTTTCATTAATTGTTTTTGACGTCTCACCATGCCCACTTTCAACAAATTCCTCAACTTCTCTTGATGTACCCATGCTATATGACCCAAATGGTTGGATAATTGGGGGCTACAAAATTGGCCGAAGgtaataagttaattaattttatgcatAAAGTATGATATAAAAGAATGTATAATATTCACCTGACAACCCCATATATAGGGGTAATGTGTGCTTGTGGAAGGAGCATCCTCTTCGCCCATCGATTTATTCAACCAAAATTACTCTTTCTCACTAGTCTAGCCATTTATTTCATACAATTAGGTAACCAACAATGCTACAAGTCAAAGACTAATCCATAAAACACATTCTCTATCCAAAATCAAACTAAaactatatgtgtttttatctaatCCAATGGTCTaactcataaaagaaaaaatctaatcCATCAAGTCCACACAACTAGAAACCATCAAGTCAACTTTAAAATTTGAGGATGCACATAAAAATGATCTGAGAATGtacataaaaatgatttaaggaaaaaaaaaaaaacactgcaaATCTTGACAATGGctgctactatatatatatatatattgtttcaaattttttaaaatgtagaaGGCCTAAAATATACACAtacaaataaagataaaatgGATGCTATTTACTTAGTTAAAAATCATTAAGTCCACAtacaaataaagataaaatgTAAAGAGGGTAATCTCGAATTGTCCAAAAAAAACATGTTTACAGATTATTTACACATATTTTACCTAAAAAGATATGTTTAGAAATTCCTTTCCATACACGCGTATTACACAGACTGAATacagggaaaaagaaagatgatTACCTTCTCTTGGATGCGTGAATGGCTGCGGGAGATTAGACAAAGCATTCGTTAGTGCAGGATTTGTGTCGTGAATCTAGGCGCCTAGGTGGGAAGATGAAAGAGATACGGGTGAAAAGCAAAAAGTGTAAAAAGTGATAGAAGCTTCAGCTTCAgttttgactttttatttttttctattactttttattttattttgttatactTTTCCACCTCAGCGCACTTCGTGCGTTTCGTGCCCCCACAAGGGGCTTCCTTAGAGCAGCCCTCTTAACAAAAACGCCCAGGGAAAAGCTTCAAATCGGTTAGGCTGTGATTCAGAAGTTTACACCATCTAATAAAAAGAGAACAcgtaaacttttttattttgtttaccaTGGGTATGACCATAGATTATCATCCTCTGTTCGGTCTCCTTGCCCCACAATCCCCTCCACATTccattcattttcttcttttctcggTTTACTTTTCCTTTCATCCTCTCTCTCATCTCCAGCCCATAAAAAGACTTCTCAAGTGAGAcaaaattattgattttgaacaTGTAATGCAGTAGCAATACCCAAATTGGTTGAAGAAATACCCAAATATAAGGAAACTTCTCAAGTGTATGCCGTCAAATCTGATAAGGCATTTCACGAAGAATATAGCTTGAAGAAAGCGGTTAGGTTGTTGCCTTACACTGCATGGATGAGGAATATGACATTTTTGTTTGAGATTAATCGAGACCTGGGCAAGAATGGCAATCATAATAGTAGAGCAATGGAGAGGATTCAACCCTCTGGTGGTGGTGGTAATAATGGTGGGGATGCGAATATGATTTGAGGGTTTGATTTTGTGAATTGGTTGAAGAACACGGTGGCAGAGAGGTACTTTGTGGTGATGAAGATGGACATCGAAGAGACTGAATTCGATTTGATTCCGAGATTGTTTGAGACCGGGGCGATCTACTTGATTTCATTTCAATCTAAATGAACACTcgtaattatttttcttaacccTTTTCcagttcatattttttttaatatatatgcacaAAGATGTGCTCCATGGGCATTGGCTGCAGCATCCGGCAACCATGGCTAGGCTCAAAGCATGTACCTACGATTCAGTGAAGGACGCGAGGGAGATTGATTGAATGGTGAGCTTCCTCACTTCAGCCTGaggagagcgagagagagagggagggggggcGAGAATCCAGGTCGAAAATCAaaccatgagagagagagagagagagaaagagagagagaggtgaaagAGGTTACAGAGGACTCGGGAGGAGGAGAAACTTGGATCTAATTTTTCCTTGTAACCAGTTTTATTTTACATCTCTTAACACTTATACGTGTCAAACTATGATTGAAGAGTgtaaactttcaattttcaccTAAGCTGGCTCCCAAGCGCTCCCAAATGCCCACGTAaaccataaaagaaattttatttgcaatcCCTAAAGAGAGATTGTATGTACAGGtcctttattaaaaaagaaaaaatattattttaataaaaatattttaataattttaaaatattttaaagataaaattacatatGTCTGTATTGCAATCTCTAAATGAAGACTATACGTAGCATTGCTCAAACCATCAACCAAAATGACTCGAATCTAATCAAAATATCTTCAAATATGTCGAGATTTGTTCAGAttgaatcataaaaaaaataaataaataaataaataaaaggcaataaagaacaagaaaaaaacccacaaaggaaaaaaaaaacaatctgtTGAGGTTGCGACCAATGCAGAGAGATGGAGAGTGAGAGGACCTCTCTCTCAGTTTGACATTTACAGAACATGCATCTGGGATTTTCTCTCTCAACAGCTTCCCTCTTTCTCCCCGtgtttctctcccatttccaGAGAACAGCTAATAAACGCTTTTACAAAAACACGAAATGCTAGAGCAGAGAGTGAGGGAGCGGGAtgcaattgagagagagagaatggtagAAGATTCGGGAAGTTAAACTgggggaagaaaaagaataaaaagggaTGGGCTGGTCTGTTTTGGACCTTTGGTCTTCGCATCACTTTAGGAGAACCCatgtaaaaaaatctaaattcatactAACTATTTATCAAAAtctttctcaaaaaaattaagatgtttgtattttttttttttcctcatttcttaatattttctgcttattcatttgtttattttgtgataTCAAATTTATAACGTTTTGTTAAACAACCTTCTTGAGTGACACAATGATGAAATTATAATGTTCAAATTctttatacatatttataaataaatgtttaCTATATAATTACCAATAAGTTATGATAATTTCAAGAATTTTGTCTCTTAATAGCGGTAAAgaaaaagtttatgaaaatttttgaaGTAAGTTAAGATAATCTGGTTTTCATTATTAAAGTAAGAGTTAAA
This genomic interval from Carya illinoinensis cultivar Pawnee chromosome 2, C.illinoinensisPawnee_v1, whole genome shotgun sequence contains the following:
- the LOC122301834 gene encoding protein FAR-RED IMPAIRED RESPONSE 1-like; its protein translation is MGTSREVEEFVESGHGETSKTINESVTVDLSTSKEGTSLNSNKHDIEQVDCTTPIEDCAMKIVDEPKSGMTFKDEATLSAYYKRYAKQEGFGVRIQRTKRVSNGAMKYITLGCSRGGKHTSSSSNVSKPGPTTKIECKAKINARLNNGEWCLTSLELNHNHGLNPLVPRYFRCHRNIDSLAKWKLELNDKAEIRMNKNYYSFIVEAGGFDNLQFTEKDCRNFIDKARHLCLGKGGGVALLEYFERMRDMNHDFYSITDLDEEEFRLKNVFWADARSRASYLYFGDVVTFDTTYLTNRYRMSFAPFVGVNHHGQSILLGVGLISSEDTHTFVWLFSVVKVYGWPSTSCNHNRSGSCNE